The following are from one region of the Flavobacteriales bacterium genome:
- a CDS encoding ABC transporter permease, with product MLDLDKWQEILNSLSRNKLRTSLTAISVAWGIFMLIILLGSGNGLMNGVKEQFTDYSTNAIWIRPGQTSIPFEGIKPGRKIKLTNADYHQIKKSFPEIDHISSQYHSWKNSGLVTYKDKSSSLSVISVHPEIQHIEYRKILSGRFINQIDVKEIRKVVALGTNGVAELF from the coding sequence ATGTTAGATTTAGACAAATGGCAAGAAATACTAAACTCTCTAAGTAGAAATAAGCTTAGAACCTCCTTAACAGCGATAAGTGTTGCTTGGGGCATCTTTATGCTAATAATTCTATTAGGATCTGGCAATGGATTAATGAATGGAGTAAAGGAGCAATTCACCGATTATTCGACAAACGCTATCTGGATACGACCAGGACAAACCAGTATTCCTTTTGAAGGCATAAAACCTGGAAGGAAAATCAAACTAACCAATGCTGACTATCATCAAATTAAAAAATCATTCCCCGAGATTGACCATATTTCTTCTCAATATCACTCTTGGAAAAATAGCGGTCTTGTTACATATAAGGATAAATCTAGCTCTCTTAGTGTAATTTCAGTTCATCCTGAAATACAACATATCGAATACCGTAAAATTTTATCCGGTCGATTTATCAACCAAATTGACGTGAAAGAAATCAGAAAGGTGGTGGCTCTTGGAACAAATGGAGTTGCGGAATTATTC
- a CDS encoding ABC transporter ATP-binding protein — MIKLEDINKSYSIGNNSLKVLQGINLHIREGELVSIMGSSGSGKSTLLNILGILDNQDSGKYTLNNSLISNLSESKAAAYRNKMLGFVFQSFNLLSFKNAMENVALPLYYQNVGRNERNKIALEYLERFGLKEWANHLPSELSGGQKQRVAIARAIISDPNVILADEPTGALDTKTSYDIMEIFKELNKAGKTIVIVTHENDIAEMTNRTIHLKDGAIV, encoded by the coding sequence ATGATAAAGCTAGAAGACATTAACAAATCTTATTCGATCGGTAATAATTCTTTGAAAGTATTGCAAGGAATTAATTTGCATATAAGAGAAGGTGAGCTGGTATCCATAATGGGATCATCCGGTTCCGGAAAATCCACATTACTAAATATTCTGGGAATTCTCGACAATCAAGATTCAGGAAAGTATACGCTTAACAACTCCCTGATTTCAAATTTAAGCGAATCTAAAGCGGCCGCTTACAGAAATAAGATGCTTGGATTTGTCTTCCAGTCATTCAATCTTCTATCATTTAAAAATGCAATGGAAAATGTTGCTCTGCCTTTATATTATCAGAATGTTGGTAGAAATGAACGAAACAAAATTGCGTTGGAATATCTAGAACGTTTTGGGCTAAAAGAATGGGCCAACCATTTACCTTCTGAATTATCGGGAGGTCAGAAACAGAGGGTAGCTATTGCCAGAGCAATTATTAGCGATCCCAATGTAATTCTTGCTGATGAACCAACTGGAGCTCTCGACACTAAAACATCTTACGACATTATGGAAATCTTTAAGGAATTAAATAAAGCGGGGAAAACTATTGTTATCGTTACACACGAAAATGATATTGCTGAAATGACAAATAGAACGATTCATTTAAAAGACGGCGCAATAGTTTAA